A single genomic interval of Trichosurus vulpecula isolate mTriVul1 chromosome 6, mTriVul1.pri, whole genome shotgun sequence harbors:
- the LOC118854210 gene encoding olfactory receptor 8J3-like: protein MLPGNLSHVTTFILIGVSEHPELQVPLFFIFLAIYGVTVTGNVGIITLTSIDLQLQTPMYFFLRHLAIINLGNSTVIAPQMLINFLVEKKTISYYGCATQHGGFLVFIVAEIFMLAVMAYDRYVAICNPLLYMVVVSRKVCILLVVLTYIYSFSTAVTVTSCVFSMSYCSSNVINHFYCDNVPLLALSCSDIHMPETVVYISAATNLFFSMTIVLVSYFHIILAILRIRSAEGRKKAFSTCASHMTAVTVFYGTLLFMYLQPQSNHSLDTDKMASVFYTLVIPMLNPMIYSLRNKDVKEAVKRVLTNPCQTFKNM from the coding sequence ATGCTTCCAGGAAATCTCTCCCATGTGACCACATTCATCCTCATTGGAGTTTCAGAGCATCCAGAACTTCAAgttcccctcttcttcatcttcttagCAATCTACGGAGTGACAGTGACCGGAAATGTGGGCATCATCACACTCACTAGTATAGATTTGCAACTTCAAACtcccatgtactttttccttAGACACTTGGCTATCATCAATCTTGGTAATTCCACTGTCATTGCTCCCCAGATGCTGATCAATTTCTTGGTAGAGAAGAAAACCATTTCCTACTATGGATGTGCAACCCAGCATGGAGGCTTCTTAGTCTTCATTGTTGCTGAGATTTTCATGTTGGCTGTCATGGCCTATGACCGCTATGTGGCTATTTGCAATCCCCTTTTATATATGGTTGTGGTATCACGGAAGGTTTGCATTCTACTTGTTGTCCTTACTTACATTTATAGTTTCTCAACAGCAGTGACAGTCACCTCTTGTGTTTTCTCCATGTCCTACTGTTCTTCCAATGTCATTAATCATTTTTACTGTGATAATGTTCCTTTGTTAGCTTTATCTTGCTCTGACATCCATATGCCAGAAACAGTAGTCTATATCTCTGCAGCTACAAATCTCTTCTTTTCCATGACAATTGTGCTGGTGTCCTACTTCCACATCATCTTGGCCATCCTGAGGATACGTTCagcagaagggagaaagaaagcctTCTCTACCTGTGCTTCCCACATGACAGCTGTCACTGTTTTCTATGGAACACTCCTTTTCATGTATCTGCAGCCCCAGTCAAACCATTCCTTAGATACTGATAAAATGGCTTCAGTGTTTTATACACTAGTGATCCCCATGCTGAATCCTATGATCTATAGCCTAAGGAACAAGGATGTGAAGGAGGCTGTGAAGAGAGTCCTCACCAACCCTtgccaaacttttaaaaacatgtaA